The DNA segment TTCGGATCGCGACGGCCCGGCGGCACCAGCTGGAGCCCGGACGCCCGGGCCATCTCCACCACGGCGGTCCGGCCCAGGGCGGCGTCGACCAGGCCGAACTCGGCCCGAACGGGGTCCCCCACCGGCCCGGTGACCGTCGCCGCGATCCGCCGGCCATCGAGCGCGTCCACCAGCGCGTCCAGGGTTCCCTCGCCTCCGTCCGCCAGGGGCACCTGGTCCACCTCATCTCCCGACCGGGCCCGGCGCCATCCTTCGGCGATCGCCCCGGCCACCTCCGACGCCGTGGCGGTGCCTCGGAACTTGTCGGGGGCCACCAAGAGGCGCACGAGGGGGAGGGTACAATCCGCCGCGATGCCCGGCTTCCTCATTCGATCACCGGCATGGGTCGGCGCATGACCATCGACCGCGAGCAGATGCTGGGCGTGGCCCGGCACGAGCGGGAGGGCCTCGGCCGGACCATCCAGTCGACGGATCCGGCCGCGTGGGATCGCCCCTCGGGGTCGGGCGATTGGCGCTGCCGCGACGTGGTGGCCCACCTGGCCAGCACGGAGGTCGCCGCGGCCGCGGTCCTGGCCGGGGAGGCCCCCACCGAGCTGGAGGAGTACCTGAAGTCCGAGGAAGGGGCCAATCCCACCCTGGACGGGTTCAACCGGTTCGCCGTGGAGCGTCGGGCCCAGGTTCCCTTTCGCCAGGTGATCCTGGAATGGGGCCGGGCCGCCGACCTGTTCCTGGGCAGGGCGTCGCTGGTCACACAGGGCGACTGGGACGGTCGGCGGGTCCCCTGGGTGGCCGGCGAGATCCCGCTTCGGTACCTGGTCCAGTCCCGGATCGCCGAGTGGTGGAGCCACGGCGAGGACATCCGGGCCGGCGCCGACCTGGAGCCCCGCCGGGAGCACTGGCCGATGTACGCCGTGAACGACCTGGCCATCCGGGCCCTCCCGTGGGCCCTCGGGCTGGCCGGGCTGTCATACCCCGGCAAGAGCGTGCTCTTCGAGCTGGAGAGCGGGGGCGGCGGGACCTGGCACCGGGGGCTCGGGCCCCGGGAGGTGCCGTCGGAAGGCAAGCGCCCGGACGCCACGGTGGCCGGGCGGGGCTACCCGTTCGCCCTGGTAGCCAGCCGGCGGGTGCCGGCGGAGGAGTTCCTGGCCGACGGCACGCTGGTGGTGGCGGGCGACGAGGAGCTCGCCCGCGCGGTCCTCCAGCACATCCGCTTCTTCGGGTAACGCGCCCGTGGGAGACTCCGACACCTCCCGCCTGGAGACGTTCTCCGACGGTGTGATCGCGATCGCGATCACGCTCCTGGTCCTGGACGTCCACGTCCCGCACGCCCGGCACGGCGCGTCGTTCGCCCGGGAGCTGGGTCGACAGTGGCCCAGCTATGCGGGCTACGTCGTGAGCTTCCTGACCGTCGGCATCATGTGGATCAACCACCACCGCATGTTCAAGCTGATCGGCCGCGTGAACCACACCTTCCTGATGCTGAACGTCGTGTTCCTGATGACCATCGCGGCGGTGCCGTTCACGACGGCCCTGGTGGCGGAGCACATCCGGGACTCGGATACCAGGACGCTCGCCGCGGTGCTCTACGGAGGCCTGATGGTGGCCGTCGCGATCATGTTCAACC comes from the Actinomycetota bacterium genome and includes:
- a CDS encoding maleylpyruvate isomerase family mycothiol-dependent enzyme — protein: MGRRMTIDREQMLGVARHEREGLGRTIQSTDPAAWDRPSGSGDWRCRDVVAHLASTEVAAAAVLAGEAPTELEEYLKSEEGANPTLDGFNRFAVERRAQVPFRQVILEWGRAADLFLGRASLVTQGDWDGRRVPWVAGEIPLRYLVQSRIAEWWSHGEDIRAGADLEPRREHWPMYAVNDLAIRALPWALGLAGLSYPGKSVLFELESGGGGTWHRGLGPREVPSEGKRPDATVAGRGYPFALVASRRVPAEEFLADGTLVVAGDEELARAVLQHIRFFG
- a CDS encoding TMEM175 family protein; the encoded protein is MGDSDTSRLETFSDGVIAIAITLLVLDVHVPHARHGASFARELGRQWPSYAGYVVSFLTVGIMWINHHRMFKLIGRVNHTFLMLNVVFLMTIAAVPFTTALVAEHIRDSDTRTLAAVLYGGLMVAVAIMFNLVWRYAARGRRLLDPAADATAIEQINRSYVLGPIAYGTATLLALVNPWISLALYASLAVFYMLPGTSPRSEELLAETAPPAGADAAGQPVQPGPPASQPPGSPVVPDETN